The following are from one region of the Halodesulfurarchaeum sp. HSR-GB genome:
- a CDS encoding cation:proton antiporter subunit C produces MIELLSSHYTYVAAMLILAVGLYGVVASPNLVKKIVALNVFQVGIFLFFISSAFVMDGVPAIGTHGPGPYVSPLPHVLILTAIVVGVSLTAVGLALVVRIYEGYGSLNEQVIREVQADD; encoded by the coding sequence GTGATCGAACTCCTCTCCTCGCATTACACGTATGTAGCGGCAATGTTGATCCTCGCGGTTGGACTGTATGGGGTCGTCGCCAGCCCGAACCTGGTGAAGAAGATCGTCGCCCTGAACGTCTTCCAGGTCGGCATCTTCCTGTTTTTCATCAGCAGCGCCTTCGTCATGGACGGCGTGCCGGCTATCGGCACGCACGGGCCGGGCCCCTACGTCAGTCCGCTCCCGCACGTGTTGATCCTGACGGCTATCGTGGTCGGGGTGAGCCTCACAGCGGTGGGACTTGCCCTGGTGGTCAGGATCTACGAGGGCTATGGATCGCTGAACGAACAGGTGATCCGGGAGGTGCAAGCCGATGACTGA
- a CDS encoding MnhB domain-containing protein — MSERIPTYVESTIIMTTVRIISPFAFTYGLFVMLHGAESAGGGFQGGVILAASLILVAFAYGIEPTRDWITDRPARILIATGGATFVLIGLVPMALGYRFLEYEAYAFHHGTKYGIELVELGIGAIVFGVILSLFMSLAAGHDFEENGGENA, encoded by the coding sequence ATGAGTGAACGAATCCCGACCTACGTCGAGAGTACGATCATCATGACGACCGTGCGCATCATCAGCCCCTTCGCCTTTACGTACGGGCTCTTCGTGATGCTTCACGGCGCGGAATCGGCCGGTGGCGGGTTCCAGGGCGGTGTGATCCTCGCAGCGAGTCTGATCCTCGTCGCCTTCGCCTACGGCATCGAGCCGACCCGTGACTGGATCACGGACCGGCCCGCCAGAATCCTGATCGCGACCGGCGGCGCAACCTTCGTGCTGATCGGGTTGGTCCCGATGGCACTGGGGTACCGGTTCCTGGAATACGAGGCGTATGCGTTCCATCACGGCACGAAGTACGGCATCGAACTCGTCGAGTTGGGGATCGGCGCGATCGTCTTCGGCGTCATCCTCTCGCTCTTCATGAGTCTCGCGGCCGGCCACGACTTCGAAGAGAACGGAGGTGAGAACGCGTGA
- a CDS encoding monovalent cation/H+ antiporter subunit D family protein — translation MTDALVLLVVAPIVAALLPLGIGLFIRGSGQYIALAMAVLQVALSVVVLEEVLTAGAFSYEVAGYAPPFGIELIGDGVSAPLLVLIASVTLAVVLYSFRSGPQGDSFYGELAFLTAGLSGLVATGDVFNLYVFLEITGLATYALVASDSSPAAAYASLKYLIVGTIGASFYLLGVGYLLVATGTLNMADLASSIADVGYTSPLILAAFGLIVVGLGVKVALFPLHTWQPDAYAESPHTISAYIAALVSTAAAYALFRIVYGVFTVDFLAAVPIARDTLLAAAGISVIVGAVLAVVQRDLKRMLAYSSVSHFGLVVLGVSIGNETALAGGLIHLVGHGVMKAGLFLAVGVFAIGAGVRTVRDLSGLGTRYPVTSAAFAILAFSMVGVPPAIGFPGKWNIIMGAVEAGEWVVAVIVVTSALLTLGYFGRLLERLYFTESVANSDQSVKADGGHPEDVSILLRAIVVLAALAAIGLGFWASELIDVFQPVMEVYFT, via the coding sequence ATGACTGACGCGCTGGTCCTCCTGGTGGTCGCACCGATCGTGGCTGCGCTCTTGCCCCTCGGAATCGGGCTGTTCATCCGGGGAAGTGGGCAGTACATCGCCCTCGCGATGGCGGTCCTGCAGGTCGCCCTCTCCGTGGTTGTCCTCGAAGAGGTGCTCACAGCAGGGGCATTCTCCTACGAGGTCGCGGGGTACGCGCCGCCGTTCGGGATCGAGCTGATCGGGGATGGCGTCTCCGCACCACTGCTGGTCCTGATCGCCTCGGTTACGCTGGCCGTGGTGCTTTACTCCTTCAGGTCCGGTCCGCAGGGCGATTCGTTCTACGGCGAACTGGCCTTCCTCACGGCCGGACTCTCCGGGCTCGTCGCCACGGGTGACGTGTTCAACCTCTATGTCTTCCTTGAGATCACGGGGCTGGCGACCTACGCGCTGGTCGCGAGTGACAGTTCGCCCGCTGCCGCGTACGCGAGTCTCAAGTACCTGATCGTCGGGACGATCGGGGCCTCGTTCTATCTCCTTGGGGTCGGGTACCTGCTCGTGGCGACCGGCACGCTCAACATGGCCGATCTTGCGAGTTCCATTGCCGATGTCGGCTACACCTCGCCGTTGATCCTCGCGGCCTTCGGGCTCATCGTGGTGGGGCTGGGTGTCAAGGTGGCGCTGTTCCCGCTTCACACCTGGCAGCCGGATGCGTACGCCGAATCCCCGCACACGATCAGTGCGTACATCGCGGCACTCGTCTCCACGGCGGCGGCCTACGCACTGTTCCGGATCGTCTATGGCGTCTTCACCGTGGACTTCCTGGCTGCGGTGCCCATCGCCCGGGACACCTTGCTGGCCGCGGCTGGCATCAGTGTGATCGTCGGGGCCGTGCTCGCGGTCGTTCAGAGGGACCTCAAACGCATGCTCGCGTACTCGTCGGTCTCGCACTTCGGCCTGGTCGTCCTCGGGGTCAGCATCGGCAACGAGACGGCCCTCGCTGGCGGCCTGATCCACCTCGTCGGCCACGGTGTCATGAAGGCTGGCCTCTTCCTCGCGGTCGGCGTGTTCGCCATCGGTGCAGGCGTTCGGACTGTTCGGGATCTCTCAGGATTGGGGACTCGTTACCCGGTCACGAGTGCCGCTTTCGCAATCCTCGCCTTCTCGATGGTCGGGGTTCCCCCGGCGATCGGGTTCCCGGGCAAGTGGAACATCATCATGGGTGCGGTCGAGGCCGGAGAGTGGGTCGTCGCCGTGATCGTCGTCACGAGTGCCCTGCTCACGCTGGGGTACTTCGGACGCCTGCTCGAACGACTCTACTTCACCGAATCGGTTGCGAACAGCGATCAGTCGGTCAAAGCTGACGGAGGACACCCCGAGGACGTCTCGATCCTGCTGCGAGCGATCGTCGTCCTCGCTGCGCTCGCTGCGATCGGGCTCGGTTTCTGGGCGTCCGAGCTCATTGATGTCTTCCAGCCGGTGATGGAGGTGTACTTTACATGA
- a CDS encoding DUF4040 domain-containing protein, which produces MEFSLFLALLGFVVISAVISVTLRDVLSAIIALAGFSFGAAVVYVLLRAPDVALTEAAVGAGATTVLFLVTIVKTVRPAGERVFERIRWGPAALALAFLGTLSLTIPSIPRVGAPDSAVVAGDVTQYYLEMATPETGVENVVTAVLAAYRGFDTLGEAVVVIAAGMAVLLVLRREVYV; this is translated from the coding sequence ATGGAGTTCTCGCTCTTTCTCGCGCTGCTTGGCTTCGTGGTGATCTCGGCGGTCATCTCGGTGACGCTGCGGGACGTGCTCAGCGCGATAATCGCGCTCGCGGGCTTCAGCTTCGGGGCTGCGGTGGTCTACGTGTTACTCCGGGCCCCGGACGTGGCATTGACCGAGGCCGCGGTCGGAGCCGGGGCGACCACGGTGTTGTTCCTGGTGACGATCGTAAAGACGGTCCGGCCCGCCGGCGAGCGGGTCTTCGAGCGGATCCGGTGGGGTCCGGCCGCGTTGGCGCTGGCGTTTCTGGGCACACTCTCCCTGACGATACCCTCGATCCCGCGAGTCGGGGCCCCCGACTCCGCGGTCGTCGCCGGTGACGTGACCCAGTACTACCTGGAGATGGCGACACCCGAAACTGGCGTCGAGAACGTCGTGACTGCGGTCCTGGCGGCCTACCGTGGATTCGATACGCTAGGTGAGGCCGTCGTCGTCATCGCGGCGGGGATGGCGGTGCTGCTCGTTCTCCGCCGGGAGGTGTACGTATGA